The DNA sequence aagaaaatctcTGCACATACTTGAgctcaattgcagcgatttataGAGTATTTACAAGGATTTAAAATGCTGGAAATCAGATTTCTCAGCGATATATCTTTATGGGCTTGCGGGCAGTTACAGAGATGTTTGTAGAgttagcaaggaaaaaaaatcgctgctaaaagtattttaaacagCGATATTTTTTTTTCGCTTCTTTGGGCAAAAAAGACGCTATAATAGCAGCGATTCTGCAAGGAATTTATAAGCACTGAAAATAAGTATATGCagcaatttatatatttttttgcaacgattttaagcgctgcaaaagATCTGATTTTTTGTAGTGAAGCTACGTATCAACTTGttgaaacaagaaaattatgTCGAAACAAACTTACTTTGATATGTTTGTAAAAGAGGGTGCAATCTGTTTTTATCAAGATGTGATTCACGAGGAAGTGAGGTATAATGTTAAGCTCAAACCTAGCATAGACTTACGAGTCTAGAAACACGCTATTGAGGGCAGTTTTACAACTAAATCTGCTCAAGGCTTCCTCAGGCTCCATTTTCCAGCTTTccctttttctaaattttatttggaACCATACACTTCCCAAAAACTTTCCTGTCTTTCTTTGGAAGCTATGGAATAATGGGGTAGCCTTTgatgaaaatgttaaaaaaatgtggcATTCCATTGGCGGTTAATTCTAGGTGCTCCTCATAATTTGGGATTGATTCAGCATCTCATGTCTTTAATGAATGTCTAGCAACTGTCTCAGTTTGGAGTTTCTTCCATAACGCTTTTGGTGTCATGCCCATGTGGCACATGGTTGAAAGGAAGGGTTGGTTTTTTGGTTGTCCCTCCTCCCTAACTCTGACAAACTTTGGCATGTATATAGAGTTGCAGTTCTTATTATATTGGAGTTGTGGCTCTCTTGCAATGCAGCTAGATATGATGGGGGGTCAAAAATTTCTTCTTCCATTATTTGGAAAGTGTTGAATTGGTTAAAACTTGGATCTCAATTTCCTCATTCATCCGAAACAAGTCTTACGTACCTAAACAGCATGTTTCTACTttgaaaagtttcaaaaattacAATGTTGTAGGTGGGACTGACAAGCCTTCACTTGTTTGTCGGTCTCCTCCTCCCTTTGGAAAGTGGAAACTCAATATTGATTGAGGTTCGAAAGCTAATCCTGGCCTACTAGATGTGGGGGAGCACTTAGAGATCATCGTGGAAGATTTTTATTTGGCTTTTCTTGTTATCCTCTGAATCGTTCGAGTAGGTACAGAAATCTTTGCTCTAAAATTGGTGATGTTGTTGTGCTATCGACTCAGTGTTGACAACAAATTGACTCTTTAACAGTGGCAAACTGTTTCAATCTGAAGCAAAAGCCACCATGATcactttttaaagaaatatgttaaagagaaatgctactcTTAGATAAGGGGGCTCCCTATGGGGGGATTCcgattgtgtttttttttttaacttaataatttagtaatttttaatgatgttgtatttttttaaaatatttaaaagcgttaaaaaatacataaaaaataaataaataaatacactatTGAAAGCCTCCATCAGTGGCTATAGAGCCACTCTATTAAAATACCTTATGTTAGCAAGTGTAATTGAAAATTACACCAACTAATTTATCATCTCTAATCACATCTTCTAGTAACATCTTTTCAATAAGTATAATTAAGAACGAtcaaatatatcatatcaacaATTATAATTAAAGATGACAAATTGGATAAGAGGTCTTACCAGTCAATTATAGCTGTCAAGAGATGTTTTGGTCCTCTCTTGTGGAAATTTTCATCCTCAGAGCTCATTGTTCCCAATGTACTTCCTCTCTTTATGATATCCTCTTATATAAACTACTTGCAGGAGGAATCAAAAGAGGAATGTTCAACATAATGATGGGTCTGATATTATTGTTTCctaaatttaatcatttatgtGTTTTATTGAGCGGTATAGTAACACCATCCATTTGATAGATATGATTGAGAtacttgataaatatataagcaTAAAGCAAGTACAAACCACTAGACTCTAATGTAAATCAATATCCTATTCATCCATGCTATTattatctctcaaaatgatcAGAGAGACATACTAATGTCAATCTGATTGTTTGACACGCGGATCTATGCGATTGAAAATTTTGGATCTATCCATAGAGAGAAAATATGGAAGAAAAGGGAGGGAGATTTCCCGAGCAAGTGTTTTAGAAATtgtgtaaaattaaaattttattttattgaaatggCAAGATTATACtagttaattgtaaaatatgttgtaaaataattataaatgagtttttaaGTAATTATGTTGCATTAGCAAGCAGCAAGCTTTCTATTCTCCCATTTCAGTTTCTTTAAAGCATGTAATTCTATATACTTTTGTAATCAATTAAAAACATTCCACAAATACAATggagttttactttttttttttttttttttagcatagtATTATGTAAATCAATTTGTGATGCAATatccgtataaaaaaaaataccaaaagtaCCTTCAATAAATGTTGGCACGGAAACTCGCTGTTCACCTATAAGTTATCGATCGGAACAATATTTTGTGCTCTACTAAAACGAACAAGTTATTCGGAAGGGAACCAACTTGTCGAATACATAAAAGAAGGGCTGAACTCTTTCACGTTATACTGCTGCACCCATTTGGGTTTCGTCCCGTACTTATAGACAGCATGAGTTTGAGAgagaatggaaaagaaagaacagCAATTCCacgtttgagagagagagatattcgACAGTAATTGATTCATGCTATTTAGTTCTTATCCAAGATTTTATCCTCTTTCGTCATCATATATGCTTTTCCAGCTTCTTGGTCATGCAGTTGAGTCTGGACTCAGGGGCCCCCTTTCTTCCCTCTTGTATCCTTGTGGTATGAGTGAGAGGTCCAGTAATAAGGATAAGAAGATTCTTTCTTTCACAGATCCTCATCTTTTTTTCACAGATTCTTTCTTCATATATGGTCTTCCTTCATATTCTTATGGCTGCCATGCACATGCAAATAAAACATAGCCCAACCTTAGTTTCGGCAACCTTCCAGGGTTTCTCTAATCACACTCACTTGATCTCTATTCCCATTTCTTCGGCTGCCATGAGCGGCGAGCTTGCAAGGGTGGCAACAGCCAGCTGGCAAACATGGCAACAACGGATCATCCGCGGCGAGGGTGACTGTCATGTTGATCATCAGAAAAGGAACATgcattatttgttttattaaaatgaatggAAATTCTTTAGAATTCccatttaataaaatagatttaaataaaaaaaaattgagagaaaCGAGGGAACGTcgatgctagctagctagctttgggCAAGTGTGCaactaaaatagaaaagaagTACTAGCTagattttcaaattgaaatttagaTAGGGATGCAAAAGTACGTACTGAGATTCTTTGTAATTTTCAACATTCAAAGAGAGTAATTAATTAGATGACGTATAGTACATGATACATCAACACAATTGCAATAGTTAATATTTTCCTGAAAAACCATTTATTCAaacaaggaaatttttttttttttctttttgaaaggaACACTTGTATTCAGTAATAGTCGATTACAAAAGAGAAGCAATACATAAAGGAACATCCTCAATGTCAACAAGGACATCATTGATGTGTAAAGCATCTCTAGCTAAGCAATGAGCCAAGCTATTACAACTTCTAGGAACATAATCAACTATAAAAGAGTCAAATCTCAGCAGCAGCTGTTTGATATCAGTAATGATCAAACCAGTATGTTTCCAGCTATCTTTGTTGCCTTTGATGTCATTCACTACATTTATAGCATCCCCTTCAAGTTTGATCTGTATTAGTCCAATGTCTAGAGCCAGTTTGACAGAATGTAGAGCTCCAATAGCCTCAGCCAAGTAAGGGTCAGGAAATAAAGATATGCACATCCTCATGCAAGCAATCACCCTTCCTTTCCAATCCCGAATAATAGTCCCAACACCCACTTTGCAATTCACTTTATCCACTGCAGAATCCCAGTTGATTTTGTACACATTAACAGGTGGAGCACTCCATTGAATCGACTGAGGTATGTTTGTAGGATTAGTTGTCTGTTGAGAGAAAAGAGCATTGAGATCTTCAATTTTCTGATTTGCCTGTCTCACAATCAGTTGAGGGGAGGAAAAAGTTTGGTTAAAAACCAAATCATTCCTTCTTCTCCAAATTTTCCATGCCACAACAGCTACTTCCATTAAAACTTCATCTTTAAGATCCTGCAACATATGCATCAACAAGCTTCTGAAAGAAATCTGGTTCATACATTGTTTCTGCAGTTTTGATGAGCAAAGACACCACACATCCCTAGCTGCCTCGCACTCCCATAAGACATGTTCCATAGATTCTTCATGTTGATTGCAGATAGGACACCAAGGTTCAATTACAACCTTTCTCTTAAAAAGATTTAGTTTTGTAGGAAGGCTATTATGACATGCTttccacaaaaataatttctctGCATTCGGAACTTTAATCCTCCAAAGCTTGTTCCAATTTTCACTATCAACAAGAGTTTGAGAATGCTGTCCTTTAGCTCTCTGATGAAGCTCAAGTTGAAGATGATATGCACTTCTAACAGAGAAAATTCCATTAGAAGTACATCTCCAGATAACTTTTATCAGGACTGTTGCATAAACTTATAGGGATCTGTCTAATTATATCAGCTTCACTCTGTAGAAAAACTTGATCAATTAATTCAGTCTTCCAGGTTTTGGCTTCATGGTCAATAACTGCAGAAACAGATTCCTCAGGATCAAAACAAGTAATAGGACTTTGAACTTTGAATGAAGTTGGAATAGGCAGCCATTTATGGTGCCATATCTTAGTGCCTGCTCCATTACCAATACGCCAAAATAAGCCTTCTTCCAACAATGGTTTAACAGCCATAAGACTCCTCCATACAATGGATGAGTTCCTTGGAATTGTAGCATTTAGGAACTGGCCATCAGGATAATATTTAGAGGAGAGAACTTTTGCTGCAAGAGAGTGAGGGAAATGAAGTAatctccatccttgtttagccAACATTGCATGATTAAAGTGTTGAAGATCTCTAAATCCTAAATCCCCCACTGCTTTGGCCTTAATCATCTTATCCCAGTGACACCAATGCATCTTTCTCTCCTCAGCTTTCTGACCCCACCAGAACTGTTGAGTCAATCGACCAATTTCTAATAGAAGAGACTTAGGAATCTTAAATACACCCATGCAATAAGTAGGGATAGCTTGAATAATGGACTTGATAAGGATCTCTTTGCCAGCCTGAGATAAAAACTTCAATTTTCAGTTGCTAATCCTCCCTCTAACTTtgtcaataatacttctaaagGCTTTGGTTTTTGATCTTCCAATCTCCACAAGAAGGCCTAAGTATTTGTCATAAGGTAGAGAGGATTGAATTCCTGCCACTTGAGTGATTAGATCTCGAGCttcatctttagtatttttactGAACAGAATTGATGTTTTTTCCTTATTGAGTCTTTGACCACTTGCCAGCTCATAGGTGTCAAGAAGATGAGATAACCTGGCCCATTCCAATGGGTTTGCTTTACAGAAAAGAAGacagtcatctgcaaaaaacagATGGCTTATTCTCACCTGATTTCTACCCAATGGAACACCTGTAATAGCATCAATCCCTTCAGCATTTTGGATCATTCTACTTAGAGATTCagcacaaataataaaaaggtaAGGAGACAAAGGGTCTCCTTGCCTTATTCCCCGAGAAGGAGTAAAGGAGCTTTGAGGAATTCCATTTAAAAGAACAGAATAAGACACGGTAGAAACACATTTCCGAATAACATCAACCCATTTAGAGTCAAATCCCATCCTTAACATGACAGCTTGAAGGAATGACCATTCAAGcctatcatatgccttgctcatatccaactttAAAGTCATGAACCCTTCTTTCCCTTTGATCTGAGTTTGCATAGAGTGCATAGCTTCAAAAGCCACCACTACATTATCAGTTATCAAACTATTGggaacaaaggcactttgagtGTTAGAGATCAACTGAGATAACAATAGTTTAAGCCTGTTGGCCAGAACCTTAGCCAAGATCTTGTATATTACGTTACATAGGCTTATAGGCCTAAACTCAGTTACTCTTGAAGGATTTTTCACTTTGGGGATAAGAGCAATATAAGTTGCATTGAAGTCCTTAGGCCACTCAGCAGCTAGAAAGGCATTCTTGACAGTTGAACATATATCAGGACCAATCACACCCCAATGATTTTGGTAAAAAATAGCAGGAAAACCATCAGGTCCTGGAGAACCAAGACCATTCATATTAAATACAGCCccttcaatttcttcattagaGATCCCTTTTGTAAGAACTGCATTCATTTCTTGAGTGACCATAGGTTGTATATTCTAGAGGCATTCCTCAAAATTGACAAGCTCTGTAGAAGTAAATAGATGACTGAAGAAGGAATGAAATAAGGAGCCCAATTCTTCTGGATTTTCAATTATACGCCCCTCATCATCTGTTATTCTTTTGATAGAGTTGACTTTCCTTCGTTGGGAAGCACAtttgtgaaaaaatttagtatttTTGTCCCCCTCTTTCAGCCACTGTTGCTTTGCCCTTTGCTTCCATCTTAAGTCCTCTTCTTCCATTAATGTGTCAACTTCCCTCTTCAGTTGATAAATCTCAGAATTTCTGTCTCCTCTATTAATACTTTGCAACTGTTTAATTTGGTTTCTTTTGGATTGGATCACATGCTTAGTACTTTGGCTAGTAGTCTTACTCCACCTGGACAATTCCTCACTACATCTTTTCAAGCCTTGCATAGATTCTTTAATCCTTGAATGCTGTAGTAATGTATTTCCCCATGCTCTTTTAATCACTTCCTCACAACCATCTCTTAAAAACCATCTGGCTTCATATCTAAATGGTCTTGAACCAGAAGCTCTAATTAAATTTTCACTACTCAATAAAAGGAGAATAGGTGCATGATCTGAACATTGAGCTGCAAGTGTTGATACAGAGCAATCAGGAAAACAATCAAACCAAACTTGATTACCCAATGCCCTATCCagtttttctttagtaaaagaATCCTCTTCCCTTTTATTACGCCAAGTAAAGAAATCACCTTGGAATGGAACTTCCCTTAAAGCACAATCTTCCATGGCAGTTCTGAAATCCTCCATCAATCTGAAAGGCCTATCTGCTGCACCAAATTTTTCATAACTATGgaggatttcattaaaatccccaataCAAATCCAGGGCATATTAACAGTAGGCTTTATGGCCCTAAGAAGCTTCCAACTAGCAGCCCTTCTAGCAACATCAGGAAACCCATAAAATCCTGTTAGAAAATAAGGACTTTGCTCACCCTCACCAGACACCTTTAATGAGATATGATGCTGAGTATAAGTCAATAATTCCACCTCCATTTGATCTTTCCACAAGAAACAAATCCCACCACTTAAACCCCTGCTCTCAATAACAAAACTGTGCTGGTAACCAAGTTTATTCCTAATACTTTCCAGCTTATTCCTGTTACACTttgttttcattaaaaaaacaaagtttgGGCACTTAGAGCACACCAGGTGGTGCAACTCACGAACtgttcgagggttcccaagccctcgacagttccaacttatgCAACTCATAAGGCTTGGTGGGGCTGCAAGGCAGCCACCACCATATTATCAACAAATGACTCCACAGTTGTCTTTTGTTTCTTCTCATGTTGAGAAGACATATGCATAAAAGAGTTAGATCTCAAAGCTCTTTTTTTGTCACCTTTAACTTGTAAATTTGGATCAGAAATAATATCCTTTCCTGGTCCCTCACGTGCCTTCCTTTTCCAGGTGGATTTGCTTTTCATTAAAGGAGATTGTGATTGGGAGGTAAAGGTAAAAAGATCAACACCAGCTTCAGGTCCATGTGTAACCATCTCCATAGGCAGTAGGCATTCAATAACACGTGGATCATCTTGGAGATTACTTGTTATTATAGGCGCCAATAACTCAGTTTGATTATTCTTTAAAACCGATCCATTGTTACCTTCAGTTACTAGAATGGGACAGACCTGCTGCATGATAGAAACGTCTCCTTTATTGGAAGTAACTGCCTTGAGTGAAAGCTCCTTTTGTAACGGCTCCTCAGAATGACCTCCAGTTTCCTGCCCAACAGAAGACCCACCACCTTCCTCCTCCCTTGGCCAATCAGAAACACCACCTTCACCACCATACTTTTTCACTTCAGACAGTCTACTTTTGATTGAGGTAGCCCTTAACCATGGACCAAATTGCAGCTCATCACTATCATCTCTATGCATGAGAGGACAGTTTTTACCTTTGTGTTTGAGGACTCCACATTTGAAACAGAAATTTTGTaacctttcatatttgaaagcaATCCAATTCCTCTGTTCACCACTTTGCACCCATCTACCACGAATCAATGGTTCAAAGATCTTGACACTCACTTTTACTCGAAGACTCCTGCCCCAACCCGTGCCATCCTTCTTCACTTCCACTGTAAGAACCTCCCCAATTGCAAAGCAATAAGCTTCTCATATTCCTGATTCATACCTGCAAGGGGCATATTATGAAGTTGCACCCAGAATGGCTCTTGTGTAAAAGAAATGGCATGGATAGGGAGGCTGCCATCAACTTCTTGCAAGGCAACCAAATATCTGTCAAAGGTCCATGGTCGACCTTATAGGACTTTTTCTCTATTTGTCAACAACTGGAACTCAATAAGAATAGAATTGTCACCCACCACTAGGAACTCCACCCAACCCTTCAACCTCCAAACCATCGCCATGGTTGTTTTGAAAGCTTCTGTGTTGATAGGTTTATCTGAAGTAATCAAAGAAAGAAGACAATGTTTCCCCTTCAATGATGCTTCTTGTATGGAATGATCAGATAAAACAACCACCTACTCTTCTACATCTGAGAGTTTGAGACCCTCCCATAAAGATGTCAACTTGTCCGTAGCCATGCATGCACAAAACTCCACAGCCTAAAGCTGAGAGACAAAAACTCTGACACAAGCAGAGAGAAAAACCTTACTCTAGCAGAGAGAAGGACCTTACTCTCGAAAGTTAGGTTGCTTTCTTCAAACAAGGAAATTAATAACATTACTCCCACCCATAATCGCTATGTATAAAGTGTACTGATCAATgtacatttttctttcttatgtatatttattttttgatattattctaaaCAAATACTAAcacaaatgatttaaaaaaaacgtTTAACACTATTAGTACACCATATATTCGATACTCTTTATCGATGAACGTAGCACTGCCCATTCAAACATAGAATGGTAGCTAGCAGATATACATAATGTGCTTATCTTTCTCGAAAAGAAATAGATCAGAAGCAATTTTGATCAGAGATTCATATTGTAATACCTCAATGGAAGGCCTATACTGcatggcctatactctaaaGTGACTAGTTAATTATACAATTGAAGTctcattaaaatcttataaagagaaagaacttctcattttcaGGCAATGTGGGATTCTATACATGACCCCCTACACTTATCCTTattatatggggtatcacaatgtGTCCCTCTTAAATTCCCGACGCCCTCGTAGGGCCAATTCGTCGTATGTGTCCCTGTTAGATAGTAACTAAGATGCCAAGCGCTTTGGGCAATCAGAGTAGCCACTAAAGTTCACTTGTAGTATTAGCTACAACCTTATACTCTGCTTTAGTGCTTGAGCAGGCCACATTAGCTTGCTTCATGCAACTCCAAGAAAAAAGACtgctcaaataaaatacaaaaaccaCCAGTTGAGCACCGACAAGTCATCTCAGGATCCAGCCCAATTGTCATTTGAAAAGGCTTACAACTATGTGCATGATGATTTTTGTGACAAAAGACCAAAGTGAATGGTTTACTTGAGACAATGCAAATATGTGTTTCACAGATTGCTAATGATTGGCCTTATGATTGTGCAAGAATTGAGAAAGCTAGTTGACCGTGAATCAAATATCTAGCCCGGTAATTGAAAGATATTGTAGGGCACCTACGGTGCTTCTGAAAAGACTAGGATATGTAAAATCCTCACCATCAAAGACTGTGAAACTCATGGATGTGGCCATGGGAGTCCCAATTGGCTTCGCCTCATTCATTTTAGTTTGTTGGAGAATATCTATTATATAGCCTAAATGTATACAAATCTGCCCATGAATAGCCTCAATGCCCAAAAAGAAGTATAGAGATCCCAAATCTTTAATTGCAAATTAAGAATTTAGGGTTTGTAGCAAACTATCAAtgtcatttttatctaattCGGTACTAAGAATGTCGTCGAcatagattaaaaaatatacagtaACATGCTACCAGAAACATGAATAAATAGAGATGAATCAGACCAACAACCATGAAAACCAACAAGGTCCAATATTCTATTGCTTAGTCGAGAAAACTAAGCACAAGGGCATTCTTTAAACCATATAAGGTTTTGTGTAATTTACATATGATGAAGATAGAGGATGAGCAAATCTGGGGGGTTGAGTCATGTAAACCTCTCCAGAAAAAGATCCATGTAAAAAGAcattttgaaaatcaatttgcCTTACTGActagccaaaagaaaaaaatgatagagaGAACTAGGTATAACATTGTCTGCTTTATCATTGGACTGTATGTTTCCGAGAAGTCAATTCCTACTTGGTGCAAAAAGCCCTTGGCTACTAACCTTGCTTTGTACCATTCAATCTCACCATTGACCTTATATTTGAtgcaaaaaaaacccatttggaaCCAATGATATTTCTGGTGGCATGTGGAGGAACCACAATACAGTTTTGTGTTGATTTATGTTTGTGAAATTATCACTTGTTCCAAAATTTTAAGTTgataaaaaatgtatatttaataatttgtatTGTGTTCTTAATACTCCTCACTTGTGGCCGGGCTACACTTTCTCTTAATGAGTGAGCCTAACACataatatttaatgaaatgggGTAAAGTGTAGACTAGTCAGGATTTGAACTTAGGACATCTACTTTGATACtatttaaaatcataatttgtctaacaaaatttagttttttagacaaaattttgttagacaagtggtgatttcacaATGCTGCATAACTCTTATCCAAgatttatctttcttttcttttttcttttgttatttatatatagtgttTTTTCTTTGCAGTCATAAAGTTGACAGAGAGAGTCCCAGCTAATCCCTTCCCCTCTCCCCCCTTTTCATGTGTGCTTGTGGGGAGTCGGATTCGTATGTAATCcagaataataaaattctttctttgctttccaaattcaaatttcattggCCAAACTTTGTTTATGGCATGTAGGAATTTATGGAGTTGCTGCATTCACATGCATATCCTTATCAtacttttcattgttttcctcAATGCTCTTGTGGGCCCACACAGTCATAAGATCAGAGCCTAATTACCTTAGTCTTGGACATCAAACTTCCATCATCTTTCATGAGCGGCAATGAGGCAAAGGGGTGCCCGGCAATTTCATGCATATGGCATTACTGAAGATCATGTGGTGGTATTTGCATCTTGTTGATGCGAATGGACAAGCCGAGAGACTGAGAAGAAATTGGGAGATCAAGGAGACCTCTTTATGATGGCATGAAGGTGGACCGAGtattaaagatcctttgcaagttccaaatgggccattaaaaatgtttattttattagtaagaattagtctagaataatcAGGCTTGAGGATGTTTGGCCCAcatagattttatattttatcaactatagagtttcaagagaagtttttattataaattctaGAGTGGGAGTCAGCCATAAGGGTAGTTTaggaattattttaattttcagctaGGGTTTGTTTTGGGAAGGCATTGTACTTCGGCCAAGGGTATTTTGGGAAGACTTCTATCTTATTTGgcctagggtttttggggaatTGGGTATTTAAGTTACTGTAGCCGCACCTcagtttttgaaatttgataaatatttttcattgtaAGTTGAATTTATCTACTCTTGTTTtttaatgaacttttgaacttatcaaaggtaaatcacaacctttgtgacaTTCTTCCTTGTAGTCTaagttcttgagacaggttcttcaacgggtctagatttccTATAATCTAAGTTATTGAAACAATTTATCAACATGTCTAGATTTTCCATTACTTTGATTTTGGCTTtgttgggtgagttttcaaattgactgTGGGTTTAAGGGATTTTATTTCTATGGAATTTATTGATAGAGTTAAAAATTTATACAGTTCAATGAAAACAAGCAAACACTAGAATAGTGCAAATACCAATCTATATCTGATCTCTCACCCAGAAACATAGTAGAGAAAAATGTATTGTATTTCATTATCAATATTTACAGAGAATTAA is a window from the Carya illinoinensis cultivar Pawnee chromosome 14, C.illinoinensisPawnee_v1, whole genome shotgun sequence genome containing:
- the LOC122293694 gene encoding uncharacterized protein LOC122293694, whose amino-acid sequence is MEHVLWECEAARDVWCLCSSKLQKQCMNQISFRSLLMHMLQDLKDEVLMEVAVVAWKIWRRRNDLVFNQTFSSPQLIVRQANQKIEDLNALFSQQTTNPTNIPQSIQWSAPPVNVYKINWDSAVDKVNCKVGVGTIIRDWKGRVIACMRMCISLFPDPYLAEAIGALHSVKLALDIGLIQIKLEGDAINVVNDIKGNKDSWKHTGLIITDIKQLLLRFDSFIVDYVPRSCNSLAHCLARDALHINDVLVDIEDVPLCIASLL